From the Leptotrichia sp. oral taxon 221 genome, one window contains:
- a CDS encoding methionine ABC transporter permease has translation MNWEILNALKDTLIMILIPTLFAIFFGIPLGSLLFLTNKGSIKENMRIYIPANIYVNVVRSFPFLILVVVLMPVARLIFGTAFGLIPASFPICVVAVALYARFVEQSFYDVDKGILDVALSMKATSFQIVWHFLIVEARSSLVLGLTSSIISFISYSTVMGVVGGGGIGDYAMRYGYNEYNYALVFKMVAIMIIIVFSIQILGNYIAKKLDKRRRNY, from the coding sequence ATGAATTGGGAAATTTTAAATGCGTTGAAAGATACTTTAATTATGATTTTGATTCCTACTTTATTTGCTATTTTTTTTGGAATTCCTCTTGGTTCGTTGCTTTTTTTAACGAATAAAGGGAGCATCAAGGAAAATATGCGGATTTATATTCCTGCAAATATTTATGTTAATGTTGTGAGGAGTTTTCCATTTCTAATATTGGTTGTTGTATTAATGCCTGTTGCAAGATTGATTTTTGGGACGGCTTTTGGATTGATTCCTGCGAGCTTTCCAATATGTGTTGTAGCAGTTGCACTTTATGCAAGATTTGTAGAACAGTCTTTTTATGATGTGGATAAGGGGATTCTTGATGTGGCTCTTTCAATGAAAGCTACGTCATTTCAAATAGTTTGGCATTTTTTAATTGTCGAAGCAAGAAGTAGCTTAGTTCTTGGACTAACCTCGTCTATTATTAGTTTTATTTCATATTCGACAGTTATGGGGGTTGTTGGAGGTGGTGGAATTGGCGATTATGCAATGAGATACGGTTACAATGAGTACAATTATGCTCTTGTATTCAAAATGGTTGCAATTATGATAATTATTGTCTTTTCCATTCAAATATTAGGCAATTACATTGCAAAAAAATTAGATAAAAGAAGGAGAAATTACTAA
- a CDS encoding D-glycero-beta-D-manno-heptose 1,7-bisphosphate 7-phosphatase: MKNKFILLDRDGVINVEKSYLYKIDEFEYETGVLEGLKILRDLGYKFAIITNQAGIARGYYSEDDYFKLQNFIEKDLLKNGIKIEKTYFCPHHPDGIGKYKLDCEYRKPNTGNFLKAIKEFNIDVEKSYMIGDRVTDLIPADKLGFKTVLVETGYGLKNIEKLKENDLKSEICKNILGFAKKLRNK, from the coding sequence ATGAAGAATAAGTTTATACTATTGGATAGAGATGGCGTAATTAATGTTGAAAAGTCATATTTATATAAAATCGATGAATTTGAGTATGAAACAGGAGTCTTGGAAGGATTAAAAATATTGAGAGATTTGGGGTATAAATTTGCAATAATAACTAATCAAGCTGGGATTGCAAGAGGTTATTATAGCGAGGATGACTATTTTAAATTACAGAACTTTATTGAAAAAGATTTATTAAAAAATGGGATTAAGATAGAAAAAACATATTTTTGTCCACATCATCCAGATGGAATTGGAAAATACAAGCTGGATTGCGAATATCGAAAGCCGAATACTGGGAACTTTTTAAAAGCAATCAAGGAATTCAATATTGATGTGGAAAAATCGTATATGATTGGAGATAGAGTGACAGATCTGATACCAGCTGATAAATTGGGATTTAAAACAGTTTTAGTGGAAACAGGATATGGATTGAAAAATATTGAAAAATTGAAGGAAAATGATTTAAAATCAGAAATATGCAAAAATATTTTAGGTTTTGCAAAAAAATTAAGAAATAAATAA
- a CDS encoding ATP-binding cassette domain-containing protein, whose amino-acid sequence MININNLKKRLNSFDLEVDLHIEKGEIFGIIGKSGSGKSTLLRIIQGIEKADAGEIFLEENTESSYIFQEFNLLYNKNVFDNVALPLILKRKKIDRKKIEKTLDFVGLLDKKNFFISELSGGEKQRVAIARALVTNPNLLLCDEVTASLDKFIQKEILELFLKINRDYGTTIILVTHELDVAKKLCNRVSVIEKGKILDTFDVVKDDIINHKSEYLEFVKEFLG is encoded by the coding sequence ATGATAAATATTAATAATTTGAAAAAACGGCTGAATAGTTTTGATTTGGAAGTTGATTTGCACATAGAAAAAGGGGAGATTTTTGGGATAATTGGGAAATCTGGGAGTGGTAAGTCGACTTTATTGAGAATTATTCAAGGAATTGAAAAAGCTGATGCTGGGGAGATTTTTTTGGAAGAAAATACTGAAAGTTCTTATATTTTTCAAGAATTTAATTTGCTGTATAACAAAAATGTATTTGACAACGTTGCTTTGCCACTTATTTTGAAAAGGAAAAAGATTGATAGGAAGAAAATTGAGAAGACGCTTGATTTTGTTGGACTACTTGATAAGAAAAATTTTTTTATCTCGGAATTAAGTGGTGGAGAAAAACAGCGGGTTGCGATTGCTCGAGCTTTGGTTACAAATCCAAATTTGCTTTTATGCGACGAGGTTACAGCTTCTTTGGATAAGTTTATTCAAAAAGAGATTCTCGAATTATTTTTGAAAATTAATCGTGATTACGGGACTACAATTATTTTAGTTACTCATGAGCTTGATGTTGCTAAAAAGTTATGTAACCGTGTTTCTGTCATTGAGAAAGGGAAAATTTTGGATACTTTTGATGTGGTGAAAGATGATATCATCAACCATAAAAGTGAATATCTAGAATTTGTCAAAGAATTTTTGGGATAA